From the genome of Paludisphaera rhizosphaerae, one region includes:
- a CDS encoding DUF4175 family protein, with translation MNYELRASLERVASRLRRRSLWSSLAWCGLAWGLVALALLPTGPYPMGLVVLLAGLALASSLGLAWRASAGDRDPRRVAGRIESALPDLDAGLLTAIEADADGAPRNFLRQAVVDRAVEHGREHDWEGAVVSSRRLAGARLGGLLGVGLALAAFGLLGHQARQIVGASATGGAWGGATSNGLEVTPGDAEIERGSPLLVVARFGSGAPAEAKLVVEGTEPRPMTRSLEDPAFAGRVETVDSDLIYHVAFGDGRSPSYRVKVYEHPELTRIDAALAFPTYTGLEPKVSEDVRHVSAVEGTKVDLTFRLNKEVASAALVDETGAETPLAIPAKSDEPPALHTAMTLADSHKYKLKLVDRDGRANKLPADLAVNVSENKPPAVAFAVPAHDVRVSPVEELKLKAKAQDDFGVVRYGVSYALAGAEPREVVLSSTEAPAKPVKKAEADHLIDFEALKAEPDELLSYFAWAEDVGPDGAVRRAEGDMYFAEVRHFEEIFRQGEQPSQQQQQQQQQQQQQAGQQQQAEQLAELQKQIVNGTWKVIRRETGEKPSAEFAPDVKTLKEAQEQAIEQAATVGERLQDETSKKFLEVAVKAMSQNAERLAAAESASDPAALKPALASEQAAYQALLKLRAREHQVVRGRQQQRGRQAGASQSQRQLNQLELTEEENRFEERSQASAQETSEQEQQRREASQVASRLRELSRRQADLDARLKELQSALEAAKDEEARKEVERQLKRLRDEQKQILRDADEVRERMEQEQNRERMAEARQQVEQGRENMRRASEALDKGDLAQALTEGARAGEKLDQVREDLRKQSANRFADDLTEMREQARKLDEAQDKLTERLETEQAQSGRSLRDTPDRKDVEEGLARQRQDLEKLVDRMKATVEEAEEPEPLLAKSLYDAARNADRQDIPRAIQEAERLTQLGVPEEAAKSSRRAGEGLDQLREGLERAARSVLGDEIAALKRAQNEVDDLANQVDREIAQADPNLAGRPPGEDEGQPRQGRRGQQQGQEGQQGQQPGQGQQQDEAQAQQGQQQGQGQGEGQEQQDQQGQRGQGRRGQQQGQGRQQGQQPGQGQQQGQEGRQPGQGQQQGQQQGQGQQGQGEQEGQQPGQGQQPGQQQGQGQQQGQGQQQGQGQQQGQGQGEQQGQGQQQGQGEQQGQGQQQGRGQQQGQGQQQGQGGRQQQGGQQQGGRGRSNGDRLMDAVAGGPGGNPNGPIRGDGYRQWADRMRDVEEILDDPELRAEAARIRDRVRGVREEYKRYAKEPDWTQMKQMVADPIRELQERIAEEVRRREEPDAPVPIDRDPVPPRFAEGVRRYYERLGSGR, from the coding sequence ATGAACTACGAGCTGAGAGCGTCTCTGGAACGCGTCGCGAGTCGGCTTCGCCGCCGCAGCCTGTGGTCGAGCCTCGCCTGGTGCGGGCTGGCCTGGGGGCTCGTCGCGCTGGCCCTGCTGCCGACGGGTCCGTATCCGATGGGGCTGGTCGTGCTGCTGGCCGGCCTCGCGCTCGCGTCGAGCCTGGGCCTGGCCTGGCGGGCGTCGGCCGGCGACCGCGACCCGCGACGGGTGGCCGGTCGGATCGAGTCCGCCTTGCCCGACCTGGACGCCGGCCTGCTGACCGCCATCGAGGCCGACGCCGACGGCGCCCCGCGGAACTTCCTCCGCCAGGCGGTCGTCGACCGGGCCGTTGAGCACGGCCGCGAGCACGACTGGGAAGGCGCGGTCGTCTCGTCGAGGCGGCTCGCCGGCGCCCGGCTGGGAGGACTGTTGGGCGTCGGCCTGGCGCTGGCCGCGTTTGGATTGCTCGGTCATCAAGCTCGACAGATCGTCGGTGCGTCGGCGACGGGGGGGGCCTGGGGAGGCGCGACGAGCAACGGACTGGAGGTCACGCCGGGGGACGCCGAGATCGAGCGCGGGTCGCCCCTGCTGGTCGTCGCCCGGTTCGGCTCCGGAGCGCCCGCGGAGGCGAAGCTCGTCGTGGAGGGAACCGAGCCCCGTCCCATGACCCGAAGCCTGGAAGACCCCGCGTTCGCGGGCCGGGTGGAGACGGTCGACTCCGACCTGATCTACCACGTCGCGTTCGGCGACGGCCGCAGCCCATCGTACCGCGTGAAGGTCTACGAGCATCCCGAGCTGACCCGGATCGACGCGGCCCTCGCCTTCCCGACTTATACCGGGTTGGAGCCCAAGGTCTCGGAGGACGTTCGACACGTCTCGGCCGTCGAGGGGACGAAGGTCGACCTGACGTTCCGGCTCAACAAGGAGGTCGCCTCGGCTGCGCTGGTGGACGAAACCGGCGCCGAGACTCCTCTGGCGATCCCCGCCAAGAGCGATGAGCCTCCGGCGCTGCACACGGCGATGACTCTGGCCGATTCGCACAAGTACAAGCTCAAGCTGGTCGACCGCGACGGCCGCGCCAACAAGCTCCCGGCCGATCTGGCCGTGAACGTCTCCGAGAACAAGCCGCCGGCGGTCGCCTTCGCCGTCCCGGCCCACGACGTCCGCGTCTCGCCCGTCGAGGAGTTGAAGCTCAAGGCGAAGGCCCAGGACGATTTCGGCGTGGTCCGCTACGGCGTCTCGTACGCCCTCGCCGGCGCCGAGCCTCGTGAGGTGGTCCTCTCGAGCACCGAGGCCCCCGCGAAGCCCGTCAAGAAAGCCGAGGCTGATCACCTGATCGACTTCGAGGCCCTCAAGGCCGAGCCCGACGAGCTGCTCTCGTACTTCGCCTGGGCCGAGGACGTCGGCCCCGACGGCGCGGTCCGCCGCGCCGAGGGGGACATGTACTTCGCCGAGGTCCGCCACTTCGAGGAGATCTTCCGCCAGGGCGAGCAGCCTTCCCAGCAACAGCAGCAGCAGCAACAACAGCAACAGCAGCAAGCAGGCCAGCAACAGCAAGCGGAACAGCTTGCGGAACTGCAGAAGCAGATCGTCAACGGCACCTGGAAGGTCATCCGACGTGAGACCGGCGAGAAGCCTTCGGCCGAGTTCGCCCCGGACGTGAAGACCTTGAAAGAAGCCCAGGAACAGGCGATCGAGCAGGCCGCGACGGTCGGCGAGCGGCTCCAGGACGAAACCTCGAAGAAGTTCCTGGAGGTCGCCGTCAAGGCGATGAGCCAGAACGCCGAGCGGCTGGCCGCGGCCGAGTCCGCGAGCGATCCCGCCGCGCTCAAGCCGGCGTTGGCGTCGGAGCAGGCGGCCTACCAGGCCCTGCTCAAGCTGCGGGCCCGCGAGCATCAGGTCGTCCGCGGCCGTCAACAGCAGCGGGGACGACAGGCGGGCGCGTCCCAGTCGCAGCGGCAGCTCAACCAACTGGAGCTGACCGAGGAGGAGAACCGCTTCGAGGAGCGGAGCCAGGCGAGCGCCCAGGAGACGTCGGAGCAGGAGCAGCAGCGTCGCGAGGCGTCCCAGGTGGCCAGCCGGCTCCGCGAGCTTTCGCGTCGCCAGGCGGATCTCGACGCTCGCCTCAAGGAACTGCAGTCGGCCCTCGAGGCCGCCAAGGACGAGGAGGCCCGCAAGGAAGTCGAGCGTCAGCTCAAACGCCTCCGCGACGAGCAGAAGCAGATCCTCCGCGACGCCGACGAGGTCCGCGAGCGGATGGAGCAGGAGCAGAACCGCGAGCGTATGGCCGAGGCCCGCCAGCAGGTCGAGCAAGGCCGCGAGAACATGCGCCGCGCCTCTGAGGCACTCGACAAGGGCGACCTCGCCCAGGCCCTCACCGAGGGGGCCCGCGCCGGCGAGAAGCTCGACCAGGTCCGCGAGGACCTTCGCAAGCAGTCGGCCAACCGATTCGCCGACGACCTGACCGAGATGCGCGAGCAGGCCCGGAAGCTCGACGAGGCCCAGGACAAGCTGACCGAACGCCTGGAGACCGAGCAGGCCCAGTCCGGACGCTCGCTCCGCGACACGCCCGACCGCAAGGACGTCGAGGAGGGTCTGGCCCGTCAGCGGCAGGACCTGGAGAAGCTCGTCGACCGCATGAAGGCGACCGTCGAGGAAGCCGAGGAGCCTGAGCCGCTCCTGGCCAAGTCCCTCTACGACGCCGCTCGCAACGCCGACCGCCAGGACATCCCCCGGGCTATCCAGGAGGCCGAACGCCTGACGCAGCTCGGCGTTCCCGAGGAGGCCGCGAAGTCCTCCCGCCGCGCCGGCGAGGGGCTCGATCAGCTCCGCGAGGGGCTCGAACGCGCGGCCCGCAGCGTGCTCGGCGACGAGATCGCCGCCCTGAAACGGGCCCAGAACGAGGTGGACGACCTCGCCAATCAGGTCGACCGCGAGATCGCCCAGGCCGACCCCAACCTCGCCGGACGCCCCCCCGGAGAGGACGAAGGCCAGCCGCGTCAGGGCCGTCGTGGACAGCAACAAGGCCAAGAAGGCCAACAAGGCCAGCAACCCGGTCAAGGTCAGCAGCAGGACGAGGCCCAGGCCCAGCAGGGGCAGCAGCAAGGGCAGGGCCAGGGCGAAGGACAGGAGCAGCAGGACCAGCAAGGCCAGCGGGGCCAGGGCCGTCGCGGTCAGCAGCAAGGTCAGGGTCGGCAGCAAGGTCAACAACCCGGTCAGGGGCAGCAGCAAGGTCAAGAAGGCCGGCAGCCCGGTCAAGGTCAGCAGCAGGGACAGCAGCAAGGCCAGGGCCAGCAAGGTCAAGGCGAGCAGGAGGGTCAGCAGCCCGGTCAGGGTCAGCAGCCAGGCCAACAGCAAGGCCAGGGCCAGCAGCAAGGCCAGGGCCAGCAACAAGGCCAGGGCCAGCAACAAGGCCAGGGCCAGGGCGAACAGCAAGGCCAGGGTCAGCAGCAGGGCCAAGGCGAACAGCAAGGCCAGGGCCAGCAGCAAGGGCGCGGCCAACAACAGGGCCAGGGGCAGCAGCAAGGGCAAGGGGGCCGTCAGCAGCAGGGCGGCCAGCAGCAGGGCGGTCGCGGGCGATCGAATGGGGATCGGCTGATGGATGCGGTCGCTGGCGGTCCAGGGGGCAATCCCAACGGGCCGATCCGCGGCGACGGGTATCGCCAGTGGGCCGACCGGATGCGGGACGTGGAGGAGATCCTCGACGACCCCGAGCTTCGCGCCGAGGCCGCCCGGATCCGAGACCGCGTCCGGGGCGTCCGTGAGGAATACAAGCGATATGCCAAGGAGCCCGACTGGACGCAGATGAAGCAGATGGTGGCCGACCCGATCCGCGAGCTTCAGGAGCGGATCGCCGAGGAGGTCCGCCGCCGCGAGGAGCCCGACGCTCCCGTGCCAATCGACCGCGACCCGGTTCCACCTCGGTTCGCCGAGGGCGTCCGGCGCTACTATGAACGTCTCGGGAGCGGCCGATGA
- a CDS encoding glutamine amidotransferase, whose amino-acid sequence MTGSSIVLGGPAWWPWAAGFAAFGLLLTLWSYSDSRFSVGVRLACALLKATAFAALALIVLEPLLAGRRPRPGANAFAVMADASQSLQVRDEGEEKTRGDWIRGKLNQDQPWRTRLGQDFDVRGYAFDTHLRAVDDFNGLTFSGPGSSIGSALGSLAKRFRGRPLAGALLFTDGLRTDLGDVDPKDLPPIYPVLLPMNPGARDVGVRSATVSQTNFESAPVVIRVEVATPGFSGRPIVAVVLDENGAEVQRRRETAGSDDKPLNFRFQFRPPKRGVSFYRVRAFPADEEPKAEGPSPPSTEQALANNERFVVVDQGGGEYRILYVGGRPNWEYKFLHRGLHEDEQIRLVGMLRVARKQPKFDFQAKGERPQNKFFEGFDDPAADTQDAADKPVLVRLDVADESELRDGFPKTAEDLYRYHAIVLDDIEAGFFAPDQMTLLRNFVSIRGGGLLMLGGPETFADGHYDRTPVGEMLPVYLDRRTEPKDTTGFHLVLTREGWLQPWVRTRATEPEEQKRLNEMPPFRTLSQVGRLKPGAVVLAEATDPEGTVAPALAVQSFGKGRVGALLIGDLWRWGMHRKDPAESDLEKAWRQTARWLVADVPRRVEVAVRPSPESPAPAVELTARVRDKEYRPLDDSKVALKVKLPDGETAAVVAEPVSGEPGAYVATYVPKTPGGYRVSATAVAADGSAVGEAEAGWASQPAADEFARLAPDRAFLSDLARKTGGAVVEGDDLESFVAGLPARGAPISEPWTATLWDHPAAFLFAVACLAAEWGLRRLNGLA is encoded by the coding sequence ATGACAGGATCGTCGATCGTGTTGGGGGGGCCCGCGTGGTGGCCCTGGGCTGCGGGATTCGCGGCGTTCGGATTGCTGCTGACTCTCTGGAGCTACTCGGACTCCCGCTTCAGCGTCGGCGTGCGGCTCGCCTGCGCGCTGCTCAAGGCGACGGCCTTCGCGGCGCTCGCCCTGATCGTGCTTGAGCCGCTGCTGGCCGGGCGTCGTCCTCGCCCCGGCGCGAACGCGTTCGCCGTCATGGCCGACGCCAGCCAGAGCCTCCAGGTACGCGACGAGGGGGAGGAGAAGACCCGAGGCGACTGGATCCGAGGCAAGCTCAACCAGGACCAGCCCTGGCGAACCCGGCTCGGCCAGGACTTCGACGTCCGCGGTTACGCCTTCGACACCCACCTCCGCGCCGTCGACGACTTCAACGGGCTGACGTTCAGCGGGCCGGGCTCGTCGATCGGTTCGGCGCTCGGGTCGCTGGCCAAGCGGTTCCGGGGGCGTCCGCTGGCCGGGGCCCTGTTGTTCACGGACGGTCTCCGTACCGACCTCGGCGACGTTGACCCCAAGGATCTGCCGCCGATCTATCCGGTGCTCCTGCCGATGAACCCCGGCGCACGGGACGTCGGCGTGCGGTCGGCGACGGTCAGCCAGACGAACTTCGAGTCGGCCCCGGTCGTCATTCGGGTCGAGGTCGCGACCCCCGGATTCTCCGGCCGGCCGATCGTCGCCGTCGTGCTCGACGAGAACGGCGCCGAGGTCCAGCGGCGTCGCGAGACCGCTGGCTCCGACGACAAGCCCCTGAACTTCCGCTTCCAGTTCCGTCCCCCCAAACGCGGGGTCTCGTTCTACCGCGTCCGCGCCTTCCCGGCCGATGAGGAGCCGAAAGCCGAAGGGCCGTCGCCGCCGTCCACGGAGCAGGCGCTGGCCAACAACGAGCGGTTTGTAGTGGTCGACCAGGGGGGCGGAGAATACCGCATCCTGTACGTCGGCGGCCGGCCTAACTGGGAGTACAAGTTCCTCCATCGGGGTCTCCACGAAGACGAGCAGATCCGCCTGGTAGGCATGCTACGGGTGGCTCGAAAGCAGCCCAAGTTCGACTTTCAGGCCAAGGGGGAACGGCCGCAGAACAAGTTCTTCGAGGGCTTCGACGACCCCGCCGCCGACACCCAGGACGCCGCCGACAAGCCGGTGCTGGTCCGCCTCGACGTCGCCGACGAGTCCGAGCTGCGCGACGGCTTCCCCAAGACGGCCGAGGACCTGTACCGCTACCACGCCATCGTCCTGGACGACATCGAGGCCGGCTTCTTCGCCCCCGACCAGATGACGCTCTTGCGGAACTTCGTCTCGATCCGGGGCGGCGGCCTGCTGATGCTTGGCGGCCCCGAGACGTTCGCCGACGGCCATTACGACCGGACGCCCGTGGGCGAGATGCTCCCCGTCTATCTCGACCGCCGCACCGAGCCGAAAGACACAACGGGCTTCCATCTGGTCCTCACTCGTGAAGGCTGGCTCCAGCCCTGGGTCCGCACCCGCGCCACCGAGCCGGAGGAGCAGAAGCGGCTGAACGAGATGCCCCCCTTCCGGACGCTCAGCCAGGTCGGCCGGCTCAAGCCCGGGGCGGTGGTGCTGGCCGAGGCGACCGATCCCGAGGGGACCGTCGCCCCCGCGCTGGCGGTGCAGAGCTTCGGCAAGGGGAGGGTCGGCGCGTTGCTGATCGGCGACCTCTGGCGCTGGGGGATGCATCGTAAAGACCCGGCGGAGAGCGACCTCGAGAAGGCCTGGCGCCAGACCGCTCGCTGGCTGGTGGCCGACGTCCCGCGCCGCGTGGAGGTCGCCGTCCGGCCGTCGCCGGAATCCCCCGCGCCGGCCGTCGAGTTGACCGCCCGCGTCCGCGACAAGGAGTACCGGCCGCTCGACGATTCCAAGGTCGCGCTCAAAGTCAAGCTCCCCGACGGCGAGACGGCCGCCGTCGTCGCCGAACCGGTCTCCGGCGAGCCGGGCGCCTACGTGGCGACCTACGTTCCCAAGACGCCGGGGGGCTATCGCGTCTCGGCGACGGCCGTCGCGGCCGACGGCTCGGCGGTGGGTGAGGCCGAAGCCGGCTGGGCCTCGCAGCCGGCGGCCGACGAGTTCGCCCGGCTGGCCCCAGACCGCGCCTTCCTCTCCGACCTGGCCAGGAAGACGGGCGGCGCGGTGGTCGAGGGCGACGACCTGGAATCGTTCGTCGCCGGCCTTCCCGCCCGAGGCGCCCCGATCTCCGAGCCCTGGACGGCCACGCTCTGGGACCATCCGGCCGCGTTCCTCTTCGCCGTCGCCTGCCTCGCCGCCGAGTGGGGCCTGCGCCGGCTCAACGGCCTCGCCTGA
- the budA gene encoding acetolactate decarboxylase, whose translation MNWKTIFAIALASACLGADEPPGGGRDTISQISVINALMVGRYDGEASIAELLKLGDFGLGTLDHLDGELIVLDGRAYQVRGDGAIVDVPPDRSTPFAVVTPFDVDGEFPCPRVASLTELEERLNKTLAGRNAFVAIKIRAKVDSITLRSVKRQEPPYRPLDEVAKSQSMWTHRNVSGTMLGVRSPSWVGNLTVPGYHWHFLSDDHKVGGHILDVRPVEGRVQYDLTRDWDVRLPASADFDAAELNRDLSRELKRVESSRGDAPPK comes from the coding sequence ATGAATTGGAAGACGATATTCGCCATCGCCCTCGCTTCGGCCTGTCTCGGCGCGGATGAGCCGCCGGGGGGGGGCCGCGACACCATCTCGCAGATCTCGGTCATCAACGCCCTGATGGTCGGCCGGTACGACGGCGAGGCTTCCATCGCCGAGCTGCTGAAGCTGGGCGACTTCGGCCTGGGGACGCTCGACCACCTCGACGGCGAGTTGATCGTCCTGGACGGCCGGGCGTATCAGGTCCGGGGCGACGGCGCGATCGTCGACGTTCCGCCCGATCGCTCCACCCCGTTCGCGGTCGTCACCCCGTTCGACGTCGACGGCGAGTTCCCCTGTCCGCGCGTCGCCAGCCTCACCGAGCTTGAGGAACGCCTGAACAAGACGCTCGCCGGCCGGAACGCGTTCGTCGCGATCAAGATCCGGGCCAAGGTCGACTCGATCACCCTGCGAAGCGTCAAGCGGCAGGAGCCTCCTTATCGACCGCTCGACGAGGTGGCGAAGAGCCAGTCGATGTGGACCCATCGCAACGTCAGCGGGACGATGCTGGGCGTCCGGAGTCCGTCGTGGGTCGGCAACCTGACGGTCCCCGGCTACCACTGGCACTTCCTCTCGGACGACCACAAGGTCGGCGGCCACATCCTGGACGTCCGCCCCGTCGAGGGCCGCGTCCAGTACGACCTCACCCGCGACTGGGACGTCCGCCTCCCCGCCTCGGCCGACTTCGACGCCGCCGAGCTGAACCGCGACCTCTCCCGAGAGCTGAAGCGGGTGGAAAGCTCCCGCGGCGACGCCCCCCCGAAGTAA